The genomic window CTCCCCGATAGAGGCATTCGAGGACAGGTTTCGCGGGAATGACGGGAAGGGCCTGGATTTCCGCTTTCCCCTGCCTGCAAGTGCCCGCCGGACAGGCGGGTAATGACAAAATTTACCCACTCACTTCCACGATGAGCCATATTTTTAATGCTCATAAATTTACGTTTTTTCCTTTTCCGCTAACGGAAGGAGACCCTCGTTCGCCCACTCGCGCGGTTTTCCTTCCGAGCCAAATAACATTCTTTCATTTCCCAAACAATATTCATTTTTTAAATGTTTCCCTTCCTTACTATTTTAAAATGGAAAGGGGTATTGGGAATTTTATATGGACTGTATTGGAATTTTTAATTCCTTCCTCTCCGATAATAAAAAGGTGGCTTTTTCCAATGGAAGCGTCGGACTAAATAGATACCCTTGAATTTCATCACACCCCAGTGACCCCAAAATGTGTAATTGTTCCTCGGTTTCAACCCCTTCCGCAATGGCTTTCAAATTCAGGTTGTGGGCCAAAGTGATGGTGGCGCGGACGATGGCTTCATCATCGCGATCTTTGGCCAAATCGTTGACAAAAGACCGGTCGATTTTTAACCGGCTAATCGGAAAACGCTTTAAATAACTGAGGGAGGAATACCCCGTACCAAAATCATCAATGGAGATTTTAATGCCAAGGTCCTTTAGGTGACAAAGGGTCTTCACCGTTTCCTCGGCCTTCTCCATAATACTTTCAGTTAATTCCAGTTCAAGGAATTGGGGTTGCAACCCGGTTTCTTCCAAGACCCGTGCCACCATACGGACTAAGTCCTGTTGATGAAATTGCCTTATTGACAAATTGACCCCCACACGAATAGGGGGATTTCCTGCCCCATGCCATGCTTTGTTCTGGGCACATGCGGTCCGGAGGACCCATTCCCCGATGGGTATTATCAACCCCGTATCTTCGGCAATCGGAATGAAACTGGCTGGAGGAACCATCCCTAAATCAGGATGATTCCAACGAATTAAAGCCTCCATGCAGGTAATCTTCTTTGAATAAAGATCCACTTGGGGTTGGTAATGAAGAAGCAACTGGTTTCGGTTTAATGCATGCCGAAGACTATTTTCCATCACCAACCGTTCAAAAGCTTGAACATTCATGACCGGTGAATAATGAAGGAAATTGTTTCGTCCTTGTTCTTTGGTTCGAAACATAGCCACCTCTGCGCCTTTCAAAAGGGCCTCGGCATCATCACCATCGATCGGATAAAGACTGATTCCGATACTGGCGGTCACAAACAGTTCCCGATCCTCAATCAAGTAGGGTTTTGAAAGCAGATCAATTATTTTTTCCGCCAACCGGGCCACATCCTGAGAACGGGCCACATCCGCCAGAATAATCGTAAATTCATCACTTCCCATCCGGGCCACCGTATCCCCCACACGCAAGCATGAAGTCAAGCGAGCAGAAACAGCTTTCAAAAGAGAATCGCCAATTTTATGTCCCAAGGTATCATTGATCCGCTTGAAGTGATCAAGGTCTAAAAACATGACCGCCACCAAGCGCTTATGCCAGGCCACTCGGGTTATTGCTTGACTGAGTCGATCAACAAATAAAATACGATTGGGAAGGTTGGTCAGACCATCGTAATACACCAATTGAGATAATCGCTTCTCCACCCTTTTTCGCTCGGTGGCATAAAATATGGTTCGG from Nitrospiria bacterium includes these protein-coding regions:
- a CDS encoding EAL domain-containing protein, with protein sequence MNDRPLKLLVIENKDQNPRLVADVPDEFGVALFDLHCTDRLSKGLLQLRDDDLSVILLDLALPDSQGFETFRSVHSQAPNVPLIVLVPSESEELATKAVEAGAQDFILKEQLNTCSLIRTIFYATERKRVEKRLSQLVYYDGLTNLPNRILFVDRLSQAITRVAWHKRLVAVMFLDLDHFKRINDTLGHKIGDSLLKAVSARLTSCLRVGDTVARMGSDEFTIILADVARSQDVARLAEKIIDLLSKPYLIEDRELFVTASIGISLYPIDGDDAEALLKGAEVAMFRTKEQGRNNFLHYSPVMNVQAFERLVMENSLRHALNRNQLLLHYQPQVDLYSKKITCMEALIRWNHPDLGMVPPASFIPIAEDTGLIIPIGEWVLRTACAQNKAWHGAGNPPIRVGVNLSIRQFHQQDLVRMVARVLEETGLQPQFLELELTESIMEKAEETVKTLCHLKDLGIKISIDDFGTGYSSLSYLKRFPISRLKIDRSFVNDLAKDRDDEAIVRATITLAHNLNLKAIAEGVETEEQLHILGSLGCDEIQGYLFSPTLPLEKATFLLSERKELKIPIQSI